One genomic segment of Kiritimatiella glycovorans includes these proteins:
- a CDS encoding ISL3 family transposase has product MSQKSLFTDLLGIQGWGVVAGGIRIEEDGSVTVRIDRRSVGYSCGQCGEGLLFTYDTQPPRRIRDFPIWGRQCYLEVEFVRVDCPRCGVVIEGLDWVERYARQTVRYEKYVAGLCDLLPVSDVAALEGLSKDAVYRMDKKWLQRRDAKREERTVRYLGIDEISLRKGHRYATVFYDLERKEVIGLVKTRKERAVGGFFRCFGRKRCKAVEAVCMDLWQPFLNSVRRHCKNAVVVFDKFHVYKYLSDAIEAVRRHEQSICSDEEGKLIKGTRWLWLRASRNLKRKHKQTLEQIMAINRQLQKAYLLKEDFEAFYACSTREEAEAFLKGWIKRCKQSRLEPFIKLAKRLVRWSHGIFSYFEYRITNGVAEGINNKIKVLKRRSYGFHDEHYFFLKILNATGALPSFEQLSDPQF; this is encoded by the coding sequence ATGTCTCAGAAGTCATTGTTCACAGATTTGCTCGGGATTCAAGGATGGGGCGTAGTCGCCGGTGGAATTCGTATCGAGGAAGATGGCAGTGTGACGGTTCGAATCGATCGACGCAGTGTTGGTTACAGCTGTGGTCAGTGCGGGGAGGGGCTGTTGTTCACATACGACACGCAGCCACCGCGACGGATCCGGGACTTCCCGATCTGGGGCCGACAGTGCTACTTGGAAGTCGAGTTCGTCCGTGTGGATTGCCCTCGTTGCGGCGTGGTCATCGAGGGCTTGGACTGGGTTGAACGGTATGCTCGCCAGACCGTCCGTTATGAGAAGTACGTGGCAGGCTTGTGCGATCTGCTGCCAGTCAGCGATGTGGCCGCCCTGGAGGGCCTGAGTAAAGATGCCGTTTACCGAATGGACAAGAAGTGGCTGCAACGGCGTGATGCCAAGCGAGAGGAGCGCACGGTGCGATATCTGGGGATCGATGAGATCTCGCTGCGCAAGGGGCACCGCTACGCCACGGTTTTCTATGACTTGGAGCGCAAGGAGGTGATCGGCTTGGTAAAGACACGCAAGGAGCGCGCTGTGGGCGGGTTCTTCCGCTGCTTCGGTCGCAAGCGCTGCAAGGCTGTCGAGGCCGTGTGCATGGACCTCTGGCAGCCCTTCCTGAACAGCGTCCGACGGCACTGCAAGAACGCCGTCGTTGTCTTCGATAAGTTCCATGTCTACAAGTACCTCAGTGATGCCATTGAGGCCGTACGTCGCCACGAGCAGTCCATATGCTCTGACGAAGAGGGCAAGCTGATCAAGGGCACGCGCTGGCTCTGGCTCAGGGCCTCACGCAACCTGAAGCGCAAACACAAACAGACTCTCGAACAGATCATGGCAATCAACCGACAATTACAGAAAGCGTACCTGCTCAAGGAGGACTTCGAGGCGTTCTACGCGTGCTCGACACGCGAAGAGGCCGAAGCCTTCCTGAAGGGGTGGATCAAGCGGTGTAAGCAGAGCCGGCTGGAGCCATTCATCAAGCTCGCCAAGCGCCTGGTCCGGTGGTCGCACGGCATCTTCTCCTACTTCGAATATCGCATCACCAACGGCGTGGCCGAGGGCATCAACAACAAAATCAAAGTACTCAAACGCAGGAGCTATGGCTTCCACGATGAGCACTACTTCTTCCTCAAAATACTCAATGCAACTGGAGCCCTACCCAGCTTCGAGCAACTCAGTGACCCACAATTTTAG